A window of the Cystobacter fuscus genome harbors these coding sequences:
- a CDS encoding TetR/AcrR family transcriptional regulator — MNQKAEQKQKSREAILASAAALLRGRGIKASSVMDVMKGAGLTVGGFYGHFESKEHLFTETIQSTASTMWNRLLASAKGESPRERVLNVVERYLSRQHRDHPETGCPMPSVAPEVAREGEPYRGALETELSHYVRSLADLLGSDAEHRQQALGLIALMYGALSLSRAVSGTPLSDELLRAARKLSERALGPEAP; from the coding sequence ATGAACCAGAAGGCGGAGCAGAAGCAGAAGTCGCGTGAAGCCATCCTCGCGTCTGCGGCGGCGCTGCTGCGCGGGCGGGGCATCAAGGCCAGCTCGGTGATGGATGTCATGAAGGGCGCCGGGCTCACCGTGGGTGGTTTCTATGGCCACTTCGAATCCAAGGAGCACCTCTTCACCGAGACCATCCAGAGCACGGCGAGCACGATGTGGAATCGGCTGCTGGCGTCGGCCAAGGGCGAGTCGCCCCGGGAACGGGTGCTGAACGTGGTGGAGCGCTACCTGTCGCGCCAGCACCGCGACCATCCGGAGACGGGGTGTCCGATGCCCAGCGTCGCCCCGGAAGTCGCGCGGGAAGGGGAGCCCTATCGCGGCGCGCTCGAGACGGAGCTGTCCCACTATGTCCGCTCGCTCGCCGACCTCCTGGGGTCCGATGCCGAGCACCGGCAGCAGGCGCTCGGGTTGATCGCGCTCATGTATGGCGCGCTCTCGTTGTCCAGAGCGGTGAGTGGCACGCCCCTGAGTGACGAGCTGCTCCGGGCCGCGAGGAAGCTCTCCGAGCGCGCGCTGGGCCCCGAGGCTCCGTGA
- a CDS encoding acetyl-CoA C-acetyltransferase — translation MTTSYVLDVARTPRGRGKAGKGALSGIHPQELFAQVLNALRGRGRFEAHEVDDVMAGCVSQVGEQGANLARNAVLTAGWPQQVSAVSLNRFCASGLQAIHFGAMGVASGAMDLAVAGGVESMSRVPMGADGGGQDGNNPHLRERLFQVPQGISADLIATLEGLSREELDAVALRSQKNAARAIEEGRFVKSLFPVRDPGTGAVVLERDEFPRPDTTAEGLAALKPSFVAMGETVVGHRGETLDQLALAAYPRARALQHVHTAGNSSGIVDGAAAVVLASERYVREKGIRPRARIRAMATVGTEPVLMLTGPAPASEKALRQAGMHARDIDLWEINEAFAGVVLQTIRALGIDPERVNVNGGSIALGHPLGATGAMLLGTALDELERSGKQTALITMCVGGGQGIATIIERL, via the coding sequence ATGACCACCAGCTATGTCCTCGATGTCGCACGCACCCCGCGAGGGCGGGGCAAGGCGGGCAAGGGAGCGCTCTCGGGCATCCATCCGCAGGAGTTGTTCGCGCAGGTGTTGAACGCGCTCCGAGGGCGCGGGCGCTTCGAGGCGCACGAAGTCGATGACGTGATGGCCGGGTGTGTCTCCCAGGTGGGAGAGCAGGGCGCCAACCTGGCACGCAACGCGGTGCTCACCGCGGGCTGGCCCCAGCAGGTGTCGGCGGTGTCGCTCAACCGCTTCTGCGCGTCGGGGCTGCAGGCGATCCACTTCGGGGCCATGGGGGTGGCCTCGGGCGCGATGGACCTGGCCGTCGCCGGAGGCGTGGAGAGCATGTCGCGCGTTCCCATGGGCGCGGACGGCGGCGGCCAGGATGGCAACAACCCGCACCTGCGCGAGCGCCTGTTCCAGGTTCCCCAGGGCATCAGTGCCGACCTCATCGCCACGCTCGAGGGGCTCTCCCGCGAGGAGCTCGACGCCGTGGCGCTGCGCTCCCAGAAGAACGCGGCGCGCGCCATCGAGGAGGGCCGCTTCGTGAAGTCGCTCTTCCCCGTGAGGGATCCGGGCACCGGGGCGGTGGTGCTCGAGCGGGACGAGTTTCCCCGGCCAGACACCACGGCCGAGGGGCTCGCCGCGCTCAAGCCCTCCTTCGTGGCGATGGGGGAGACGGTCGTGGGGCACCGGGGCGAGACGCTCGATCAGCTCGCGCTCGCGGCCTACCCGCGGGCCCGGGCCCTCCAGCATGTGCACACCGCGGGCAACTCGAGCGGCATCGTCGATGGCGCCGCCGCGGTGGTGCTCGCCTCGGAGCGCTATGTCCGGGAGAAGGGCATCCGGCCGCGCGCCCGCATCCGCGCCATGGCGACCGTGGGTACCGAGCCGGTGCTGATGCTCACGGGACCCGCGCCGGCGAGCGAGAAGGCGCTGCGCCAGGCGGGCATGCACGCACGCGACATCGACCTGTGGGAGATCAACGAGGCCTTCGCGGGGGTGGTGCTCCAGACCATCCGCGCGCTGGGCATCGATCCCGAGCGCGTGAACGTCAACGGGGGCTCCATCGCGCTCGGTCATCCGCTCGGCGCGACCGGCGCGATGTTGCTCGGCACGGCGCTCGATGAACTCGAGCGTAGCGGCAAGCAGACCGCGCTCATTACCATGTGCGTCGGAGGCGGTCAGGGGATCGCCACCATCATCGAGCGGCTCTGA
- a CDS encoding cation:proton antiporter, which produces MHFEMPLLIGLMVAASTLAIAAKRVRIPYSVALVVGGLFISVAGLLPGIPPLNPEFVFLVCLPLLLFEGGITADVANVRANLVPIATLASLGMVLAITATGTALHYALGMDWGPALLLGAMLSVTDTVSILYAFRRAAVPRRLSGIMQGESLFNDGTALVAYAAIAGVVTRGETSFSLPLLSAQVVLATVGGVAIGLALGTGAGFIIRRTRDPLAEIMVTTALALSAYTIGEQVHLSGAIAAVTAGLTTGITLRRHVAPQSQVAIHTFWEYVTFGVNTFLFLSVGLATKPGALVRHLPLTLLAVACVFAGRAVAIYGPFLLLRWLRPSATVPLRWQHVFIFGNIKGALSIGLALGLPAGTPAREQMVSIAFGVTFLSLVGQGLTLTGFLRRLGLIREDPVARAVSEQQARLIASRAARQELEQLHDQGLIPRAAYEHLRSDYQVGIASAERELRRLSEQHLTQAARLVLTTRRHLVDAERTALLSARLAGLIPEATAEAQLARLDARTLELEHVLSDVPDEPPGTGRKTS; this is translated from the coding sequence GTGCACTTCGAGATGCCCCTGCTCATCGGCCTGATGGTGGCCGCCAGTACCCTCGCGATCGCCGCCAAGCGCGTGCGCATCCCCTACAGCGTCGCGCTGGTGGTGGGAGGTCTGTTCATCTCCGTGGCGGGCCTGCTGCCCGGCATTCCTCCGCTCAACCCGGAGTTCGTCTTCCTCGTGTGCCTGCCGCTCCTGCTCTTCGAGGGGGGCATCACCGCGGACGTGGCCAACGTGCGCGCCAACCTGGTGCCCATCGCCACGCTGGCGAGCCTGGGCATGGTGCTGGCCATCACCGCCACCGGCACCGCGCTGCACTACGCGCTGGGGATGGACTGGGGGCCGGCGCTGCTGCTCGGCGCCATGCTCTCCGTCACCGACACCGTCTCCATCCTCTACGCCTTCCGCCGCGCGGCCGTGCCCCGACGCCTGTCGGGCATCATGCAGGGCGAGAGCCTCTTCAATGACGGCACCGCGCTCGTGGCCTACGCGGCCATCGCCGGCGTGGTGACGCGGGGCGAGACGTCCTTCTCCCTGCCGCTGCTGAGCGCCCAGGTGGTGCTCGCCACGGTCGGGGGAGTCGCCATCGGGCTGGCGCTGGGCACCGGAGCAGGCTTCATCATCCGCCGCACGAGGGATCCGCTCGCGGAGATCATGGTCACCACCGCGCTCGCGCTGAGCGCGTACACGATTGGCGAGCAGGTGCACCTGTCGGGCGCCATCGCCGCGGTGACGGCCGGGCTGACGACGGGCATCACCCTGCGCCGCCACGTGGCGCCCCAGAGCCAGGTGGCCATCCACACCTTCTGGGAGTACGTCACCTTCGGGGTGAACACCTTCCTGTTCCTGTCGGTGGGGCTCGCCACGAAGCCCGGGGCGCTGGTGCGCCACCTGCCGCTCACCCTGCTCGCCGTGGCGTGTGTCTTCGCCGGGCGCGCGGTGGCCATCTACGGGCCCTTCCTGCTGTTGCGCTGGCTGCGCCCCTCGGCGACCGTGCCCCTGCGCTGGCAGCACGTCTTCATCTTCGGCAACATCAAGGGCGCGCTGTCCATCGGCCTCGCGCTCGGCCTGCCCGCGGGCACGCCCGCGCGCGAGCAGATGGTGTCCATCGCCTTCGGCGTCACCTTCCTGTCGCTCGTGGGCCAGGGGCTGACGCTCACCGGCTTCCTGCGACGCCTGGGGCTCATCCGCGAGGACCCCGTGGCCCGCGCGGTGAGCGAGCAGCAGGCGCGGCTCATCGCCAGCCGTGCCGCGCGTCAGGAGCTGGAGCAGCTGCATGACCAGGGGCTCATCCCGCGCGCGGCCTACGAGCACCTGCGCAGCGACTACCAGGTGGGCATCGCCAGCGCCGAGCGGGAGCTGCGCCGGCTGAGCGAGCAGCACCTGACGCAGGCGGCGCGGCTGGTGTTGACCACGCGCCGGCACCTGGTGGACGCCGAGCGCACGGCGCTCCTGTCCGCGCGGCTCGCGGGCCTCATCCCCGAGGCCACGGCGGAAGCGCAGCTCGCGCGGCTGGACGCACGCACCCTGGAGCTGGAGCACGTGTTGTCGGATGTGCCCGATGAGCCTCCGGGCACTGGGAGGAAGACGTCATGA
- a CDS encoding NAD-binding protein: protein MKVVIAGGGRVGGALAARLVNEQHHVTVVDRDAATCHRLFEDIGVVTVCGDATDPRVLESTGIINADIAAGVLARDSENLAFATLVRAVSPARVMVRMLDSRYREPYRLAGVGELVEEAEVVVTKMATAIDFPQVAGSLPLAAGDAILFELKVNTKAVVAGRTVAQVRAQTDFPRECVFIGMVDPEGRITLPDGNTVLRAGHTLILVARRAELARAVECLTLEPQNTLDTPLADMLRRVDFLAPLGTEEVLKLAHGAEYLRKDAGEPIFKKGDAGETFFVVVSGQVNLLGEGNKLVEVVKPGGFFGELALLTGEPRATHASAATLCELASVGREDFRGVVMANPVIALEMSRILGQRLSRMSQEDPAPRKRKGLFGR, encoded by the coding sequence ATGAAGGTGGTCATCGCGGGGGGAGGCCGGGTGGGGGGCGCGCTGGCGGCGCGGCTGGTGAACGAGCAGCACCACGTGACGGTGGTGGACCGGGACGCCGCGACCTGCCATCGCCTGTTCGAGGACATCGGCGTGGTGACGGTGTGCGGGGACGCCACGGACCCACGGGTGCTCGAGTCCACGGGCATCATCAACGCGGACATCGCGGCCGGGGTGCTGGCACGCGACTCGGAGAACCTGGCGTTCGCCACGCTGGTGCGCGCGGTGAGCCCGGCGCGTGTCATGGTGCGCATGCTGGACAGCCGCTACCGCGAGCCCTACCGGCTCGCCGGGGTGGGCGAGCTGGTGGAAGAGGCCGAGGTGGTGGTCACCAAGATGGCGACTGCCATCGACTTTCCCCAGGTGGCGGGCTCGCTGCCGCTGGCCGCCGGGGATGCCATCCTCTTCGAGCTCAAGGTGAACACCAAGGCGGTGGTGGCCGGGCGCACGGTGGCCCAGGTGCGCGCCCAGACGGACTTCCCGCGCGAGTGCGTCTTCATCGGCATGGTGGACCCCGAGGGGCGCATCACCCTGCCGGACGGCAACACGGTGCTGCGCGCGGGCCATACCCTCATCCTCGTGGCGCGCCGCGCCGAGCTGGCCCGCGCGGTGGAGTGCCTCACGCTCGAGCCCCAGAACACGCTGGACACGCCGCTGGCGGACATGCTGCGCCGGGTGGACTTCCTCGCGCCGCTGGGCACCGAGGAGGTGCTCAAGCTGGCGCACGGCGCCGAGTACCTGCGCAAGGACGCCGGAGAGCCCATCTTCAAGAAGGGGGACGCGGGAGAGACGTTCTTCGTCGTCGTCTCCGGGCAGGTGAACCTCCTGGGCGAGGGCAACAAGCTCGTGGAGGTGGTGAAGCCCGGGGGCTTCTTCGGGGAGCTGGCCCTGCTCACCGGCGAGCCGCGGGCCACCCATGCCTCGGCGGCCACCCTGTGCGAGCTGGCGAGCGTGGGCCGCGAGGACTTCCGCGGCGTGGTGATGGCCAACCCCGTCATCGCCCTGGAGATGAGCCGCATCCTCGGCCAGCGGCTGTCGCGCATGTCGCAGGAGGACCCCGCGCCGCGCAAGCGCAAGGGCCTGTTCGGTCGCTAG
- a CDS encoding chaperonin — MAKTQRSGAVMNQVTRQVKKAGRVVAKAKASRPVSKVQVTLGDLIAAAFDVAGETKAAAKLVSSRAMSQATGTHIVVVA; from the coding sequence ATGGCGAAGACCCAGCGGAGTGGTGCGGTGATGAACCAGGTGACGCGTCAGGTGAAGAAGGCGGGGCGGGTGGTGGCCAAGGCGAAGGCGAGCCGGCCGGTGAGCAAGGTGCAGGTGACGCTGGGGGATTTGATCGCCGCGGCGTTCGACGTGGCGGGTGAGACGAAGGCCGCCGCGAAGCTGGTGTCCTCGCGCGCCATGTCCCAGGCGACCGGCACGCACATCGTCGTCGTCGCCTGA
- a CDS encoding anti-sigma factor family protein: MAPANPACERFIPLLSPYIDGEVSPADRINVERHLGACRDCASRAADLRAESALLRVGLEMAVDEVDFKDFTQKVMARVTPERPPLLERMRISLSEMFLYHRTAMVSSLATAAVVVLVAVPMVMNRPSAPLGYGAERMKVRAVRASEGATAAPVVLESDDGNTIIWAVDEDTSAAHDASPAKPRGVPGDETDELEGESLKDVPARRPAKPAAPEQPPKGGEL, encoded by the coding sequence ATGGCCCCCGCCAATCCAGCATGTGAGCGTTTCATCCCGTTGTTGTCGCCGTACATCGACGGCGAGGTGTCCCCCGCCGACCGCATCAACGTCGAGCGGCACCTGGGTGCCTGCCGCGACTGCGCCAGCCGGGCGGCCGACCTGCGGGCCGAGTCCGCGCTCCTGCGCGTGGGGCTGGAGATGGCGGTGGACGAGGTGGACTTCAAGGACTTCACCCAGAAGGTGATGGCGCGGGTGACGCCGGAGCGTCCGCCGCTGCTCGAGCGCATGCGCATCTCGCTCTCGGAGATGTTCCTCTACCACCGCACGGCCATGGTCTCCTCGCTGGCCACGGCGGCGGTGGTGGTGCTGGTGGCCGTCCCCATGGTGATGAACCGCCCCTCCGCGCCCCTGGGCTATGGCGCCGAGCGCATGAAGGTGCGCGCCGTGCGTGCCTCCGAGGGGGCCACGGCGGCCCCGGTGGTGCTGGAGTCCGATGATGGTAACACCATCATCTGGGCGGTGGACGAGGACACGTCCGCGGCGCACGATGCCTCTCCGGCCAAACCCCGCGGCGTGCCCGGTGATGAAACGGACGAGCTGGAAGGGGAGTCGCTCAAGGACGTGCCGGCCCGCCGGCCCGCGAAGCCCGCGGCGCCGGAGCAACCGCCCAAGGGAGGAGAGCTGTGA
- a CDS encoding RNA polymerase sigma factor, whose amino-acid sequence MATDDLTLVKRVRDGDQRAFKLLVERYQRKVYAVALGMLKDKDEAMDVSQEAFVKVYKYLDHFKGDSSFYTWLYRITVNICIDVMRRKGSSGGQMEEFDESIATDLGEARIGALGSRLGTNPQKSALRRELAEKIQEALATVPEKHRAILLLREVEGMSYEDLSRTLDIPKGTVMSRLFHARAKVQKILSEYLELDEAKSGVGSE is encoded by the coding sequence TTGGCCACCGACGACCTCACTCTCGTCAAGCGCGTCCGTGATGGAGACCAGCGCGCCTTCAAGCTCCTCGTCGAGCGCTACCAGCGCAAGGTGTATGCCGTCGCGCTGGGCATGCTCAAGGACAAGGACGAGGCGATGGACGTCTCGCAGGAGGCCTTCGTCAAGGTCTACAAGTACCTGGACCACTTCAAGGGCGACTCGTCCTTCTACACGTGGCTCTACCGCATCACCGTCAACATCTGTATCGACGTGATGCGCCGCAAAGGCTCCTCGGGCGGGCAGATGGAGGAGTTCGACGAGTCCATCGCCACCGACCTGGGCGAGGCGCGCATCGGTGCCCTGGGCAGCCGCCTGGGCACCAACCCCCAGAAGAGCGCCCTGCGCCGCGAGCTGGCCGAGAAGATTCAAGAGGCCCTGGCCACCGTGCCGGAGAAGCACCGCGCCATCCTCCTGCTGCGCGAAGTCGAGGGCATGTCGTACGAGGACCTGTCGCGCACGCTGGACATCCCCAAGGGCACGGTGATGAGCCGGCTCTTCCACGCACGGGCCAAGGTGCAGAAAATCCTCAGTGAATACCTGGAGTTGGACGAGGCCAAGAGCGGAGTGGGCAGTGAGTGA
- the hemF gene encoding oxygen-dependent coproporphyrinogen oxidase → MTVDLETLKQRMADHIHALQDEICGALERLDGKARFREDHWKRPGGGGGRSRVLEGGTFLEKGGVSTSVVFGELEEAFAGKLQGEGRTFWAGGLSLVLHPRNPHVPTVHANYRFIHQGSKAWFGGGADLTPYYLQEEDAVHFHRVHKEACDRHDPAYYPRYKKACDQYFYLRHREEARGVGGIFFENTGEELEREFAFVKDVGRAFLPAYLPIAERRKDTPYTEEQRAWQELRRGRYVEFNLVWDRGTLFGLETKGRTESILMSLPPVVRWRYDYHPEPGTEEARLVEVLRRPRDWVGA, encoded by the coding sequence ATGACGGTGGATTTGGAGACGCTCAAGCAGCGGATGGCGGATCACATTCACGCCCTCCAGGATGAGATCTGTGGCGCGTTGGAGCGGCTGGACGGGAAGGCCCGTTTCCGCGAGGACCACTGGAAGCGGCCGGGGGGTGGTGGAGGGCGCAGCCGCGTGCTGGAGGGGGGGACGTTCCTGGAGAAGGGCGGGGTGAGCACCTCGGTGGTGTTCGGCGAGCTGGAGGAGGCGTTCGCGGGCAAGCTGCAGGGCGAGGGGCGCACGTTCTGGGCGGGCGGCCTGTCGCTGGTGCTCCACCCGCGCAACCCGCATGTGCCCACCGTGCATGCCAACTACCGCTTCATCCACCAGGGCTCGAAGGCCTGGTTCGGCGGGGGCGCGGACCTGACGCCGTACTACCTCCAGGAGGAGGACGCGGTGCACTTCCACCGGGTCCACAAGGAGGCGTGTGACCGGCACGATCCCGCGTACTACCCGCGCTACAAGAAGGCGTGTGATCAGTACTTCTACCTGCGCCACCGGGAGGAGGCGCGGGGCGTGGGCGGCATCTTCTTCGAGAACACGGGGGAGGAGCTGGAGCGCGAGTTCGCCTTCGTGAAGGACGTGGGCCGGGCCTTCCTGCCCGCGTACCTGCCCATCGCCGAGCGGCGCAAGGACACGCCCTACACCGAGGAGCAGCGCGCCTGGCAGGAGTTGCGGCGCGGGCGGTACGTGGAGTTCAACCTCGTGTGGGATCGAGGCACCCTCTTCGGCCTGGAGACGAAGGGGCGCACGGAGTCCATCCTCATGTCCCTGCCGCCGGTGGTGCGCTGGCGCTACGATTACCACCCGGAGCCGGGCACCGAGGAGGCGCGTCTGGTGGAGGTGCTTCGTCGTCCGCGCGACTGGGTGGGTGCCTGA
- a CDS encoding DUF3467 domain-containing protein, producing MADVPKPPDAPLQIQLDDEVANGQYVNMAMVNHTETEFTLDFIYVQPHQVRAKVRSRIILNPKHVKRLLLVMQESLASYEARFGPLDPSGEGSSMN from the coding sequence ATGGCGGATGTTCCCAAACCCCCGGATGCCCCCCTGCAGATTCAACTCGATGACGAGGTCGCCAACGGTCAGTACGTGAACATGGCGATGGTCAACCACACGGAGACGGAGTTCACCCTGGACTTCATCTACGTCCAGCCGCACCAGGTCCGTGCCAAGGTGCGCTCGCGAATCATCCTCAACCCCAAACACGTCAAGCGCCTGCTGCTCGTGATGCAGGAAAGTCTTGCCTCCTATGAGGCACGCTTCGGTCCCCTCGACCCTTCGGGCGAGGGTTCGTCCATGAACTGA
- a CDS encoding alpha/beta hydrolase: MTQATHRDASREKGQPTFVFVHGAGSNSFSWAPLLRELTLLGHRTLAVDLPGHGFDAQFPISYQAPQDLEAFANEPSSMARFSLQDNVDHVVDIVRRVAVHGPVILVGASMGGVTISGVGNAIPDLLARVVYISAWCCVELPSIAEYSQAPENNESLLPSLAGVAVGNPTQIGVGRANYRSSDPSFLANAKAALMAEATDDQFRAFLNTLQPDESISVMMADARVDASTWGRIPHSYIRLTQDRSIPLAMQDKMIAEADALTPHNRFDVRTVESSHVGFVLKAREVAGILASLA, encoded by the coding sequence ATGACTCAAGCAACCCACCGAGATGCTTCACGCGAGAAGGGGCAGCCGACCTTCGTGTTCGTCCACGGAGCCGGCAGCAATTCGTTCAGCTGGGCTCCGCTGCTTCGCGAGCTCACCCTGCTGGGTCATCGCACGCTCGCCGTTGATCTACCGGGCCATGGCTTCGACGCGCAGTTCCCCATTTCGTACCAGGCGCCCCAGGACCTGGAGGCGTTCGCCAACGAGCCGTCGTCGATGGCCCGGTTCAGCCTCCAGGACAACGTGGACCACGTCGTCGACATCGTGCGGCGCGTCGCCGTGCATGGGCCGGTCATCCTGGTCGGTGCCAGCATGGGCGGGGTGACCATCAGCGGAGTCGGCAACGCCATTCCCGATCTGCTCGCCAGGGTCGTCTATATCTCCGCCTGGTGCTGCGTCGAACTGCCCAGCATCGCCGAGTACAGCCAGGCGCCGGAGAACAACGAGAGCCTGCTGCCGAGCCTGGCGGGAGTGGCGGTGGGAAATCCCACGCAGATTGGCGTGGGCCGGGCCAACTACCGGTCGTCGGACCCGAGCTTCCTCGCCAATGCGAAAGCCGCCCTGATGGCCGAGGCCACGGATGACCAGTTCCGGGCGTTCCTCAACACCTTGCAGCCCGACGAGTCGATCTCGGTCATGATGGCGGATGCGCGAGTCGATGCGAGCACCTGGGGGCGGATCCCCCACAGCTACATCCGTCTCACCCAGGATCGATCGATCCCGCTCGCCATGCAGGACAAGATGATCGCCGAGGCCGATGCCCTGACGCCGCACAACCGGTTCGACGTGAGGACCGTCGAGTCCAGCCACGTCGGGTTCGTCCTGAAGGCCCGGGAGGTCGCTGGGATCCTCGCCAGTCTGGCGTAG
- a CDS encoding SDR family oxidoreductase, translating into MKKTALITGCSTGFGLASAKHFAARGWNVIATMRSPSAMPELAALPDVLVTRLDVQDRASIDSALKVGVERFGGLDVVVNNAGFGLHGLFEMTPREKILEQFEVNVFGVMDVIRAALPCFAPRGGGTIVNVSSGAGVFTLPMISLYCASKFALEGFSEALSYELTSQNVRVKLVEPGGVVDTRFVTRSAEEYSQSVVPPRYEAFVRATNEVFARLRDDRAGATSEGVAEVIYEAATDTSDRLRYVATDGIKPLVKMRRETSEEAYLAFMRERFLVKPPPAR; encoded by the coding sequence ATGAAAAAGACCGCTCTCATCACGGGTTGCTCCACGGGCTTCGGACTCGCCTCGGCGAAGCACTTCGCGGCTCGAGGTTGGAATGTCATCGCGACGATGCGCTCGCCTTCGGCGATGCCGGAGCTCGCGGCGCTGCCCGACGTGCTCGTGACCCGGCTCGATGTGCAAGACCGCGCGAGCATCGATTCCGCCTTGAAGGTGGGCGTCGAGCGATTCGGTGGCCTCGATGTCGTCGTCAACAACGCGGGCTTCGGGCTGCACGGCCTCTTCGAGATGACTCCCCGCGAGAAGATCCTCGAGCAGTTCGAGGTGAACGTCTTTGGCGTGATGGACGTGATTCGCGCGGCGCTGCCTTGCTTCGCCCCGCGTGGTGGTGGAACGATCGTGAACGTGAGTTCCGGCGCGGGCGTCTTCACCCTGCCGATGATCTCGCTGTACTGCGCGAGCAAGTTCGCGCTCGAGGGATTCTCGGAAGCGCTCTCGTACGAGCTCACGTCGCAGAACGTGCGCGTGAAGCTCGTCGAGCCCGGTGGTGTGGTGGATACGCGTTTCGTGACGCGAAGCGCCGAGGAGTATTCCCAGAGCGTCGTGCCACCGCGTTACGAGGCCTTCGTTCGGGCCACGAACGAGGTGTTCGCCCGGCTGCGCGACGACCGCGCCGGAGCGACGTCCGAGGGAGTCGCGGAGGTCATCTACGAGGCCGCCACGGACACGAGTGACCGCTTGCGCTACGTGGCGACCGACGGAATCAAGCCACTCGTGAAGATGCGGCGCGAGACGTCCGAGGAGGCCTACCTCGCGTTCATGCGCGAGCGGTTCCTGGTCAAGCCCCCGCCGGCCAGGTAG
- a CDS encoding LysR family transcriptional regulator: MKNGLHGTGLTELNAVVAVATHKNFRAAASELGLSPSTLSHAIASLEKRLGVRLFHRTTRSVALSDAGEDFLARVKPALASLAEAMESVDAHQKTPTGTLRLNASALVARRILMPLVLEYLRRHPDVRVEVVAEDRPIDIVADGFDAGVRLAGSIPRDMVAIPCSGDVRFIVVGARKYLRARGVPKTPEDLVEHDCIRYRMSNGGIYRWELSRSGEELAVEVKGRLTLDDDGAVVAAALGGAGLAYVSAWNVDDALKTGRLVQVLGEWTPPEPGVCLYYPAHRHASASLRALVALIREWHRPERAETHSGG, translated from the coding sequence ATGAAGAACGGACTTCACGGCACCGGACTCACCGAGCTGAACGCGGTGGTGGCGGTGGCCACCCACAAGAACTTCCGCGCCGCGGCGAGCGAGCTCGGGCTGTCACCGTCCACCTTGAGCCATGCCATCGCCTCGCTCGAGAAGCGCCTGGGTGTCCGGCTCTTCCATCGGACCACGCGCAGCGTCGCGCTCTCGGACGCGGGCGAAGACTTCCTCGCGCGCGTGAAGCCAGCCCTGGCGTCGCTCGCGGAGGCGATGGAGTCCGTGGATGCGCACCAGAAAACACCGACCGGCACCTTGCGCCTCAACGCCTCGGCGCTCGTGGCGAGGCGGATCCTCATGCCCCTCGTCCTCGAGTACCTGCGGCGCCATCCGGACGTGCGCGTCGAGGTCGTGGCCGAGGACAGACCCATCGACATCGTGGCGGACGGATTCGACGCCGGTGTCCGGCTGGCCGGGAGCATTCCGCGCGACATGGTGGCGATCCCTTGCAGCGGCGACGTGCGCTTCATCGTCGTCGGCGCGAGGAAGTATCTGCGCGCTCGCGGCGTACCGAAGACACCCGAGGACCTCGTCGAGCACGACTGCATCCGCTACCGGATGTCCAACGGAGGGATCTACCGCTGGGAGCTTTCACGGAGCGGTGAGGAACTCGCCGTGGAGGTGAAGGGACGGCTCACGCTCGATGACGATGGCGCCGTGGTCGCGGCGGCGCTCGGTGGCGCCGGGCTCGCGTACGTGAGCGCGTGGAATGTCGACGACGCGCTGAAGACGGGCCGTCTCGTCCAGGTGCTCGGCGAGTGGACCCCCCCGGAGCCCGGCGTGTGTCTCTATTACCCGGCACATCGCCACGCCTCGGCCAGCCTCCGCGCGCTCGTGGCGCTCATCCGCGAGTGGCACCGTCCCGAGAGGGCGGAGACCCACTCAGGGGGCTGA